In Lutra lutra chromosome 5, mLutLut1.2, whole genome shotgun sequence, a single genomic region encodes these proteins:
- the TMEM161B gene encoding transmembrane protein 161B isoform X4 encodes MKPTQEMNISLVWCLLVLSFAIKVLFSLTTHYFKVEDGGERSVCVTFGFFFFVKAMAVLIVTENYLEFGLETGFTNFSDSAMQFLEKQGLESQGPVSKLTFKFFLAIFCSFIGAFLTFPGLRLAQMHLDALNLATEKITQTLLHINFLAPLFMVLLWVKPITKDYIMNPPLGKESVPLMTEATFDTLRLWLIILLCALRLAMMRSHLQAYLNLAQKCVDQMKKEAGRISTVELQKMVARVFYYLCVIALQYVAPLVMLLHTTLLLKTLGNHSWGIYPESISALPVDNSLPSNSVYSELPSADGKMKVTVTQITVALSSLKNIFTPLLFRGLLSFLTWWIAACLFSTSLFGLFYHQYLTVA; translated from the exons ATGAAGCCCACACAGGAAATGAATATCAGCTTAGTCTGGTGCCTGCTTGTTTTATCTTTCGCAAT CAAAGTTCTATTTTCATTAACTACACACTATTTTAAAGTAGAAGATGGTGGTGAGAGATCAGTCTGTGTtacctttggattttttttctttgtgaaagcAATGGCAGTCTTGATTGTAACAGAAAACTATCTGGAATTTGGACTTGAAACAG ggTTTACAAATTTTTCAGATAGTGCGATGCAGTTTCTTGAAAAGCAAGGTTTAGAATctca gggtCCTGTTTCAAaacttactttcaaatttttcctggctattttctgttcattcattgGGGCTTTTTTGACATTTCCTGGATTACGACTGGCTCAAATGCATCTGGATGCCCTGAATTTGGCAACAGAAAAAATTACACA AACATTACTTCATATCAACTTCTTGGCTCCTTTATTTATGGTTCTGCTCTGGGTAAAACCAATCACCAAAGACTACATTATGAACCCACCATTGGGTAAAGAAAGTGTCCCTTT AATGACAGAAGCTACATTCGATACTCTGCGACTCTGGTTAATAATCCTGCTGTGTGCTTTGCGGTTGGCCATGATGCGCAGTCACCTGCAAGCTTACTTAAATTTAGCCCAGAAATGTGTGGATCAGATGAAGAAAGAAGCAGGGCGGATAAGTACAGTTGAGCTACAGAAAATG GTGGCTCGAGTCTTTTATTACCTTTGTGTCATTGCCCTGCAGTATGTGGCACCTCTGGTAATGCTGCTTCACACAACTCTGCTTTTGAAAACACTAG GTAATCATTCCTGGGGGATATATCCAGAATCTATCTCTGCCTTGCCAGTGGATAATAGTCTACCCTCCAACTCTGTTTACTCTGAATTACCATCTGCTGATGGGAAGATGAAGGTAACTGTTACACAAATAACAGTGGCATTGAgcagcttaaaaaatattttcactcctCTGCTTTTTCGAGGACTTCTGTCTTTTCTGACCTGGTGGATTGCTGCTTGTCTCTTTTCTACAAGCCTTTTTGGGCTTTTCTATCACCAGTATCTGACTGTGGCATGA
- the TMEM161B gene encoding transmembrane protein 161B isoform X1 — protein MGVIGIQLVVTMVMASVMQKIIPHYSLARWLLCNGSLRWYQHPTEEELRILAGKQHKGKSRKDRKYNGHIESKPLTIPKDIDLHLETKSVTEVDTLALHYFPEYQWLVDFTVAATVVYLVTEVYYNFMKPTQEMNISLVWCLLVLSFAIKVLFSLTTHYFKVEDGGERSVCVTFGFFFFVKAMAVLIVTENYLEFGLETGFTNFSDSAMQFLEKQGLESQGPVSKLTFKFFLAIFCSFIGAFLTFPGLRLAQMHLDALNLATEKITQTLLHINFLAPLFMVLLWVKPITKDYIMNPPLGKESVPLMTEATFDTLRLWLIILLCALRLAMMRSHLQAYLNLAQKCVDQMKKEAGRISTVELQKMVARVFYYLCVIALQYVAPLVMLLHTTLLLKTLGNHSWGIYPESISALPVDNSLPSNSVYSELPSADGKMKVTVTQITVALSSLKNIFTPLLFRGLLSFLTWWIAACLFSTSLFGLFYHQYLTVA, from the exons tttaagaTGGTATCAACATCCTACAGAAGAAGAATTAAGAATTCTTGCAGGGAAGCAGCataaagggaaaagcagaaaagatAG gaaatataaTGGTCACATTGAAAGTAAGCCACTGACCATTCCAAAGGATATTGATCTCCATCTAGAAACAAAGTCAGTTACAGAAGTGGATACTTTAG CATTGCATTATTTTCCAGAATACCAGTGGCTGGTGGATTTCACAGTGGCTGCTACAGTTGTGTATTTAGTAACTGAAGTCTACTACAATTTTATGAAGCCCACACAGGAAATGAATATCAGCTTAGTCTGGTGCCTGCTTGTTTTATCTTTCGCAAT CAAAGTTCTATTTTCATTAACTACACACTATTTTAAAGTAGAAGATGGTGGTGAGAGATCAGTCTGTGTtacctttggattttttttctttgtgaaagcAATGGCAGTCTTGATTGTAACAGAAAACTATCTGGAATTTGGACTTGAAACAG ggTTTACAAATTTTTCAGATAGTGCGATGCAGTTTCTTGAAAAGCAAGGTTTAGAATctca gggtCCTGTTTCAAaacttactttcaaatttttcctggctattttctgttcattcattgGGGCTTTTTTGACATTTCCTGGATTACGACTGGCTCAAATGCATCTGGATGCCCTGAATTTGGCAACAGAAAAAATTACACA AACATTACTTCATATCAACTTCTTGGCTCCTTTATTTATGGTTCTGCTCTGGGTAAAACCAATCACCAAAGACTACATTATGAACCCACCATTGGGTAAAGAAAGTGTCCCTTT AATGACAGAAGCTACATTCGATACTCTGCGACTCTGGTTAATAATCCTGCTGTGTGCTTTGCGGTTGGCCATGATGCGCAGTCACCTGCAAGCTTACTTAAATTTAGCCCAGAAATGTGTGGATCAGATGAAGAAAGAAGCAGGGCGGATAAGTACAGTTGAGCTACAGAAAATG GTGGCTCGAGTCTTTTATTACCTTTGTGTCATTGCCCTGCAGTATGTGGCACCTCTGGTAATGCTGCTTCACACAACTCTGCTTTTGAAAACACTAG GTAATCATTCCTGGGGGATATATCCAGAATCTATCTCTGCCTTGCCAGTGGATAATAGTCTACCCTCCAACTCTGTTTACTCTGAATTACCATCTGCTGATGGGAAGATGAAGGTAACTGTTACACAAATAACAGTGGCATTGAgcagcttaaaaaatattttcactcctCTGCTTTTTCGAGGACTTCTGTCTTTTCTGACCTGGTGGATTGCTGCTTGTCTCTTTTCTACAAGCCTTTTTGGGCTTTTCTATCACCAGTATCTGACTGTGGCATGA
- the TMEM161B gene encoding transmembrane protein 161B isoform X3: MGVIGIQLVVTMVMASVMQKIIPHYSLARWLLCNGSLRWYQHPTEEELRILAGKQHKGKSRKDRKYNGHIESKPLTIPKDIDLHLETKSVTEVDTLGFTNFSDSAMQFLEKQGLESQGPVSKLTFKFFLAIFCSFIGAFLTFPGLRLAQMHLDALNLATEKITQTLLHINFLAPLFMVLLWVKPITKDYIMNPPLGKESVPLMTEATFDTLRLWLIILLCALRLAMMRSHLQAYLNLAQKCVDQMKKEAGRISTVELQKMVARVFYYLCVIALQYVAPLVMLLHTTLLLKTLGNHSWGIYPESISALPVDNSLPSNSVYSELPSADGKMKVTVTQITVALSSLKNIFTPLLFRGLLSFLTWWIAACLFSTSLFGLFYHQYLTVA, encoded by the exons tttaagaTGGTATCAACATCCTACAGAAGAAGAATTAAGAATTCTTGCAGGGAAGCAGCataaagggaaaagcagaaaagatAG gaaatataaTGGTCACATTGAAAGTAAGCCACTGACCATTCCAAAGGATATTGATCTCCATCTAGAAACAAAGTCAGTTACAGAAGTGGATACTTTAG ggTTTACAAATTTTTCAGATAGTGCGATGCAGTTTCTTGAAAAGCAAGGTTTAGAATctca gggtCCTGTTTCAAaacttactttcaaatttttcctggctattttctgttcattcattgGGGCTTTTTTGACATTTCCTGGATTACGACTGGCTCAAATGCATCTGGATGCCCTGAATTTGGCAACAGAAAAAATTACACA AACATTACTTCATATCAACTTCTTGGCTCCTTTATTTATGGTTCTGCTCTGGGTAAAACCAATCACCAAAGACTACATTATGAACCCACCATTGGGTAAAGAAAGTGTCCCTTT AATGACAGAAGCTACATTCGATACTCTGCGACTCTGGTTAATAATCCTGCTGTGTGCTTTGCGGTTGGCCATGATGCGCAGTCACCTGCAAGCTTACTTAAATTTAGCCCAGAAATGTGTGGATCAGATGAAGAAAGAAGCAGGGCGGATAAGTACAGTTGAGCTACAGAAAATG GTGGCTCGAGTCTTTTATTACCTTTGTGTCATTGCCCTGCAGTATGTGGCACCTCTGGTAATGCTGCTTCACACAACTCTGCTTTTGAAAACACTAG GTAATCATTCCTGGGGGATATATCCAGAATCTATCTCTGCCTTGCCAGTGGATAATAGTCTACCCTCCAACTCTGTTTACTCTGAATTACCATCTGCTGATGGGAAGATGAAGGTAACTGTTACACAAATAACAGTGGCATTGAgcagcttaaaaaatattttcactcctCTGCTTTTTCGAGGACTTCTGTCTTTTCTGACCTGGTGGATTGCTGCTTGTCTCTTTTCTACAAGCCTTTTTGGGCTTTTCTATCACCAGTATCTGACTGTGGCATGA
- the TMEM161B gene encoding transmembrane protein 161B isoform X5, which yields MAVLIVTENYLEFGLETGFTNFSDSAMQFLEKQGLESQGPVSKLTFKFFLAIFCSFIGAFLTFPGLRLAQMHLDALNLATEKITQTLLHINFLAPLFMVLLWVKPITKDYIMNPPLGKESVPLMTEATFDTLRLWLIILLCALRLAMMRSHLQAYLNLAQKCVDQMKKEAGRISTVELQKMVARVFYYLCVIALQYVAPLVMLLHTTLLLKTLGNHSWGIYPESISALPVDNSLPSNSVYSELPSADGKMKVTVTQITVALSSLKNIFTPLLFRGLLSFLTWWIAACLFSTSLFGLFYHQYLTVA from the exons ATGGCAGTCTTGATTGTAACAGAAAACTATCTGGAATTTGGACTTGAAACAG ggTTTACAAATTTTTCAGATAGTGCGATGCAGTTTCTTGAAAAGCAAGGTTTAGAATctca gggtCCTGTTTCAAaacttactttcaaatttttcctggctattttctgttcattcattgGGGCTTTTTTGACATTTCCTGGATTACGACTGGCTCAAATGCATCTGGATGCCCTGAATTTGGCAACAGAAAAAATTACACA AACATTACTTCATATCAACTTCTTGGCTCCTTTATTTATGGTTCTGCTCTGGGTAAAACCAATCACCAAAGACTACATTATGAACCCACCATTGGGTAAAGAAAGTGTCCCTTT AATGACAGAAGCTACATTCGATACTCTGCGACTCTGGTTAATAATCCTGCTGTGTGCTTTGCGGTTGGCCATGATGCGCAGTCACCTGCAAGCTTACTTAAATTTAGCCCAGAAATGTGTGGATCAGATGAAGAAAGAAGCAGGGCGGATAAGTACAGTTGAGCTACAGAAAATG GTGGCTCGAGTCTTTTATTACCTTTGTGTCATTGCCCTGCAGTATGTGGCACCTCTGGTAATGCTGCTTCACACAACTCTGCTTTTGAAAACACTAG GTAATCATTCCTGGGGGATATATCCAGAATCTATCTCTGCCTTGCCAGTGGATAATAGTCTACCCTCCAACTCTGTTTACTCTGAATTACCATCTGCTGATGGGAAGATGAAGGTAACTGTTACACAAATAACAGTGGCATTGAgcagcttaaaaaatattttcactcctCTGCTTTTTCGAGGACTTCTGTCTTTTCTGACCTGGTGGATTGCTGCTTGTCTCTTTTCTACAAGCCTTTTTGGGCTTTTCTATCACCAGTATCTGACTGTGGCATGA
- the TMEM161B gene encoding transmembrane protein 161B isoform X2 — protein sequence MGVIGIQLVVTMVMASVMQKIIPHYSLARWLLCNGSLRWYQHPTEEELRILAGKQHKGKSRKDRKYNGHIESKPLTIPKDIDLHLETKSVTEVDTLALHYFPEYQWLVDFTVAATVVYLVTEVYYNFMKPTQEMNISLVWCLLVLSFAIKVLFSLTTHYFKVEDGGERSVCVTFGFFFFVKAMAVLIVTENYLEFGLETGFTNFSDSAMQFLEKQGLESQGPVSKLTFKFFLAIFCSFIGAFLTFPGLRLAQMHLDALNLATEKITQTLLHINFLAPLFMVLLWVKPITKDYIMNPPLGKESVPLMTEATFDTLRLWLIILLCALRLAMMRSHLQAYLNLAQKCVDQMKKEAGRISTVELQKMVIIPGGYIQNLSLPCQWIIVYPPTLFTLNYHLLMGR from the exons tttaagaTGGTATCAACATCCTACAGAAGAAGAATTAAGAATTCTTGCAGGGAAGCAGCataaagggaaaagcagaaaagatAG gaaatataaTGGTCACATTGAAAGTAAGCCACTGACCATTCCAAAGGATATTGATCTCCATCTAGAAACAAAGTCAGTTACAGAAGTGGATACTTTAG CATTGCATTATTTTCCAGAATACCAGTGGCTGGTGGATTTCACAGTGGCTGCTACAGTTGTGTATTTAGTAACTGAAGTCTACTACAATTTTATGAAGCCCACACAGGAAATGAATATCAGCTTAGTCTGGTGCCTGCTTGTTTTATCTTTCGCAAT CAAAGTTCTATTTTCATTAACTACACACTATTTTAAAGTAGAAGATGGTGGTGAGAGATCAGTCTGTGTtacctttggattttttttctttgtgaaagcAATGGCAGTCTTGATTGTAACAGAAAACTATCTGGAATTTGGACTTGAAACAG ggTTTACAAATTTTTCAGATAGTGCGATGCAGTTTCTTGAAAAGCAAGGTTTAGAATctca gggtCCTGTTTCAAaacttactttcaaatttttcctggctattttctgttcattcattgGGGCTTTTTTGACATTTCCTGGATTACGACTGGCTCAAATGCATCTGGATGCCCTGAATTTGGCAACAGAAAAAATTACACA AACATTACTTCATATCAACTTCTTGGCTCCTTTATTTATGGTTCTGCTCTGGGTAAAACCAATCACCAAAGACTACATTATGAACCCACCATTGGGTAAAGAAAGTGTCCCTTT AATGACAGAAGCTACATTCGATACTCTGCGACTCTGGTTAATAATCCTGCTGTGTGCTTTGCGGTTGGCCATGATGCGCAGTCACCTGCAAGCTTACTTAAATTTAGCCCAGAAATGTGTGGATCAGATGAAGAAAGAAGCAGGGCGGATAAGTACAGTTGAGCTACAGAAAATG GTAATCATTCCTGGGGGATATATCCAGAATCTATCTCTGCCTTGCCAGTGGATAATAGTCTACCCTCCAACTCTGTTTACTCTGAATTACCATCTGCTGATGGGAAGATGA